The Ammoniphilus sp. CFH 90114 nucleotide sequence TGGCTATTATGGTCCTATCTGTGGTTTTTATTCTTTCTACAGCTAGCGTTGGGAAAAGACATTGGAACTTACACTGGCTGGGTAGCTATCATACAATCATGGACTACCGCCACCATTCCAGCCTTCTTATCGTTAATAGGATTATGGGAACACGTAAATGGTATGATGACGGGGATTGTCACAGTAGTCGTTCTGCTATCGTTTATATTTCTTTATCAGCGTACTACATCGAGAAATAATAGTAAGCAAGCTAGTTATTGACTTGTTAATCATAAACAAAAAAGAAGGTCCGCTTCCGAATTAAAGAGCGTAGGACCTTCTTTTTATTTAAATATTATATTTTCACATACTAGGTTGAAATCGCAAGCTTTCCTCTAAACAAATCCGGTTTCGCCCATGTTCCTTAGAAATATAAAGCGATTGATCAGCAGCTTCTACCGTTTGGTATATATTATCCCAATTCTTAATCTTAGATACTCCCATAGAAACGGTCACTCTAATTGCTTCTTTTTGATTAAGGGAATAAAAGTGGTTTTTTTCAATTTCTTGGCGGAGTTCTTCTAGGACTCTCAGAATGTTCACCTCGGACTCCATTCCAGATATAAATAGAATAAACTCCTCCCCACCATATCTTCCTAGTTCTACTGTTATATTGATGTTGTTTAACAACTTATTGCGAATTAATTCTGCTACCCCTTTTAAAATCAGATCACCGTTTAAATGACCGTATGTATCATTGATGGCCTTAAAATAATCTACGTCAACCATCACGAGATAAGGGGTTTGTTTTGCGTTACGCCTATACTGTTGAATCTTCTCAACAAAACAGCGCATATTATATAAGCCCGTGAGATCGTCATGTTCTGCGAGATATTGAAGCTTTTCCTTGAATTGGATTTGTCTTTCAGAATCAACAATAAATAAATATAAGACGTATACAATGATTATAAAAGTTACATAGCGTATTATAAAAATTTCTTTAAAGACAGTCCATCCATCTGGTACAAATACAATAATCGGCAAATCTGAGATTAGCCAACACACGGTAAATATGAACATGAGTGATTTTGCTTTTCCTTTATATTGGGTTAGAGAAGAGTATAAGATGGCGAAACAAACCGGGAGAATCATCCCGAAAACAACCCCTGGCATGGACCCTTCTCCACCTAAAGCCAATCGCCAAGCACTTGTAATGAATAATACTGTCAGACCTACACGCAAGCCCCATCTTAGTGCTAAGAACACTAATGGAATTAATCTAAGATCAAAGCGATATTCACCATACTGGATTGGCAAATAAAACATGGCAATGACAGCTAACGACACAATGGCGATCACACCCATTTGTGTGTGTTTCATGGATGTATTACTATTTCTATTAAGCCACGTGGTTATACACAAATGCATGAGGAAGATTATTGCTATATTTGACAAACAGGATTGAATGATATTACTCATGTTAACCTCTCTATTAAGGGAATCTCTTCTTTGTAAAACAAACACTTGTAAACTATCCATTATTATATTCTTATTCATTCTGACATTCTAGTTATAATCCTAATAATTCCCTAAATTGTCACTAGTAAAGCTAACAAAAAAATACATACTTATAGAAAATCATCTGAATTGAGTGCCTATTATATCTGTTGTTTGTTTTGTTGACAAACTATTTTCTCTCTAGTAAAATTCTTCTTGGCCATTTTAATTAATTAAAGTGGTAGAGAGTTAACGAGAATTACTAGGAGGAAAACTTGTGAACGAACTGGTTATATCAGTTATTTTAATGCTTAGCCTTTGTTTGCTTAGGGTTAATGTCATTCTAGCACTTCTGTTCGCGGCACTTACCGGAGGAATACTATCCGGAATGGGAGTCCAGGAAACGCTGGATTTGTTTATAAAGGGAATGGGTGGAAATGGTTCCGTTGCCTTAAGTTATATCTTGTTAGGAGCTCTAGCGGTCACAATCGCCCAAACGGGGATTACGCAATGGCTAGTTAGCAAACTTTTGACCCTATTGAACGGTAAACGAAGCTTTATTCTTATAGCTCTTGCTGCTATTGCATCAGCCTCACAGAACATCGTACCTGTTCATATTGCTTTCATCCCTTTACTTATACCACCCTTACTACCCTTATTTAATCGGTTGAATCTTGATCGCAGAGCAGTTGCATCGGCCTTGACATTTGGCTTAAAAGCACCCTATATCGCTCTTCCAATCGGATTTGGACTCATTTTTCATCAGATTATCGCTGAGCAAATGAAAACCAACGGTATGGAGATAGAAATAGCGATGATCCCAATAGCGATGATCCTTCCGGCCGTAGGAATGGTTGTTGGTCTAATCCTTGCCCTCTTCTTTACTTATCGGAAACCACGAGTGTACAGTGGGAGTATTCAAACGGAGAATAACGAGGATTCTATTCGTTTTACCTCAAAACATCTGATGGCCTTGATAGCAATCGTAATTGCATTGGTAATTCAATTGTGGACGGACTCCATGGTCTTCGGAGCACTCTCCGGGCTTCTTGTCATGTATATTGGAGCTGTTATACGGTGGAGGGACATAGATGAACTGTTTCTCCAAGGGGTTAAAATGATGGCTTTTATTAGTTTTGTTATGCTTGCTGCTTCTGGCTACTCAGAAGTCATTAAAACTACTGGAGCTGTTGATGACCTTGTTTCATCCGCTGTACAGCTCATCGGTGATCAACGGGCTCTAGCCGCGTTAATCATGCTACTTGTCGGATTATTTATTACGATGGGAATAGGAACTTCTTTTGGGACCATTCCCATTCTAGCTACGTTATTTGTACCTTTATGTGCCGCTTTTGGTTTTCCCCCATTAGCAACTGCCGCCATCATAGGGACCGCTGGTGCGCTTGGAGATGCAGGCTCCCCGGCATCCGATTCCACTCTAGGACCTACATCAGGTTTAAACGTCGATGGGTTGCATAACCACATCTGGGACACATGTGTACCTACATTTGTTCATTATAATATTCCCTTAATTGTGTTTGGCTGGTTAGCCGCCGTTCTTTTGTAACTTACAACTAATGAAAAATAAGCGGATCTCTTTCTCCGCTTATTTTTTCTTATGTTTCCCAAAAGCTCCCTCCCTATCTCTCTCTTAATCGTGTGATACAATAAAATCAATTCTATTAAAGGAGATATAATACAATGCATTTTCTATCGTCATGGAAATCTATTCTTGTCATTGCAGTACTTTTCACATCGCTTCCCTTTTCCCCCACTGGGCATGCAGAGAGTCAATCTGCTTTTACAGATACGATGGATCATTGGGCAAAAGAAACGATTGATTGGGCTGTTAGAGAAGATATTGTAAAAGGGTTTCCGGATGGAACATTCCGACCGAATCAAACCCTTCGTGAACGTGAATTTATTACGATGCTATTTCGTACGATGAAGGATAGTCCATTATTAGACTGGAGTGCAATTGAACGTAAACCATGGCCCATGGGGTATCTCATACAAGCTACTGAGCTAGGTTACCCCGGCTATGTTCTTAGTAACTACCCTAACAGAAGACAAGTCGCAGAGTTCTTGGCCGCTTCCCAAGGTGTTCATTATCAAGGAGATCAAGCGGTACAATATCTATTAACGATTAACTTAGCACATGGGAAGCAAGCAGGAGTGAGAAATCTTGAATCATTCCGTGGGGACGATACTCTTACACGGGCTGAAGCTGTTCAATTTTTAAAAAATGCTAAGGAAAAAGGGCTTAAGGAATTGCAACAAAGACCCAAATCTATTTCACCTTTAGGGAACCTGCAACCTTTGCCTGTTACAGAATCTATTCTTAACCCATTTGTTCAGAGAGCCCACCAAGCTTTAGTTAGCTCCCCTGAATTTAATGGAAAGGCCCTACTGGATCTTGGAGCAAGAACCATCTTCATTAATCCTTATGGAACAGATAAACCGGAAGATGTGACTTTGGTATTGCAGATTGTCCCGAATGGAACATGGACGTTACGCTTCTATAAGGAGACTGAGGCGGAGACCAAAGCAGCCGAACAAGTATTAACCTATTTTTATCCTTCTTCTCATCAGGAAGCCATTCATGATATGTATCTGCGTTTTATTCCATGGTCTCTCATTGACAAACATCCTAAACTAGATCGTTATTATAGTAAGGTCTATGATGAGCGATATTTCGTTCTAAAACGACCTGTATTTGATGACATTCTAGAAATTACAATAGGGTATAAACCCGAATACAAAAGAAAAAAGCGCTTCTTGGCGCTTTTTTCTTTTGTACAATTTCCTTTTAATCATACTTTTCATCATTCTCTTGGACTACACCATCAACAAGCAAATCTAGTTCATTCTCAAAAGGAAGATACAGTGGACTTGGAAGTTGATCAATAATGTATTGAATATCGGGATGTTCAAGAGCAGCATCGAAAGAAATAGGCATGAGTTCTTGAAGAAACCAAATCTTAAAACAATCAATAAACTTATAAAATTTATGTTCTAGATAGGTCGCTTCATCTTCCGCATTTTCAAGTATAGAAGTACGTTGGTTTCTTTCCCATTGTTTAGATAACTCATCTAGTGCCAACAGCATATCTTGCTTCATTTCTACCTCCGTAAGCCTGCAAATCTTATTTCAGTTCCAATAACTTGTTCCTTAGGTCGTTGCCCATCGAAGCTAGTTCATTTTCTGCATCCCGGCGTTTGTTTCGCCCTTCTTCTTGGATTCTAATCGTCTCCTCTAGCGTTGCAATGATACTTTCTTGAGTCTTTTTTAAAGTCTCAATATCGACTAGACCGCGTTCGTTTTCTTTTGCAATTTCAATGGTATTCGTCTTGAGCATCTCTGCATTTTTCAGAAGCAACTCATTGGTTGTTTTGGAAACTTGTTTCTGTGCTTCGACAGCGTGCCTCTGTCTGACTAAAGTTAAGGCAATGCCCATCTGATTTTTCCACAGTGGTATAGCGGTCATAATGGATGATTGAATCTTCTCCACAAGGGCTTGGTTTGTGTGTTGAATTAATCTAATTTGTGGAGCACTTTGTACGGTGATTTCCCTGCTCAACTTAAGATCATACAGCCTTTTATCCAGTCGATCTGCAAACTGAAGCATATCTTTAACTTCTTGAAATTTCATTTCATCCTTTGAAGTCTCTGCTTCCTTCTTTAAGGCAGGAATTACTTTTTCATGTAATTCATCCAGCTTTAATTCTCCTGCAGCAATATAAATATTTAAAGTATGAAAGTATTCTTTATTATTGTCGTATAGCTTCTCTAACATATCAATATCAGAAAGCAATGCTTTTTTACTACGGTCCAATTTTACACTGATTCGGTCAATCTGTGCCCCTGTCTTCTGATATTTTGATAATACCTCTTGTACGGATCCAGAAAGCTTACCAAAAACTCTAGAAAGAAAGGAACGTTTTTCAGGTTTGAGATCATCAGGGTTCACTTCGTTAAATCTTTTCATTAAATCTTTGATAATTTCTCCGATCTCACCCACATCCTTCTTTTGCACATGTTCGAGCATGGTATCAGAGAATGCTAATAGCTTAGATTGTGCCGGCGTTCCATAAGTGATCATAGCCTGATGATTACGAGGATCAATCTGTTCGGCAAGTTGGTAAACCTTAGCTCGGTTTTCTTCTGGGATTACGTCAATAAGTCTTGTTCGTTTATTTTCCTGTATGGATGGGCTAGACGGAGTTGTTGCCTGTTCGCCAAACGGATCAGCTAATAAA carries:
- a CDS encoding Na+/H+ antiporter family protein; translated protein: MNELVISVILMLSLCLLRVNVILALLFAALTGGILSGMGVQETLDLFIKGMGGNGSVALSYILLGALAVTIAQTGITQWLVSKLLTLLNGKRSFILIALAAIASASQNIVPVHIAFIPLLIPPLLPLFNRLNLDRRAVASALTFGLKAPYIALPIGFGLIFHQIIAEQMKTNGMEIEIAMIPIAMILPAVGMVVGLILALFFTYRKPRVYSGSIQTENNEDSIRFTSKHLMALIAIVIALVIQLWTDSMVFGALSGLLVMYIGAVIRWRDIDELFLQGVKMMAFISFVMLAASGYSEVIKTTGAVDDLVSSAVQLIGDQRALAALIMLLVGLFITMGIGTSFGTIPILATLFVPLCAAFGFPPLATAAIIGTAGALGDAGSPASDSTLGPTSGLNVDGLHNHIWDTCVPTFVHYNIPLIVFGWLAAVLL
- a CDS encoding toxic anion resistance protein — protein: MNMDNKKSLNIMDDLLADPFGEQATTPSSPSIQENKRTRLIDVIPEENRAKVYQLAEQIDPRNHQAMITYGTPAQSKLLAFSDTMLEHVQKKDVGEIGEIIKDLMKRFNEVNPDDLKPEKRSFLSRVFGKLSGSVQEVLSKYQKTGAQIDRISVKLDRSKKALLSDIDMLEKLYDNNKEYFHTLNIYIAAGELKLDELHEKVIPALKKEAETSKDEMKFQEVKDMLQFADRLDKRLYDLKLSREITVQSAPQIRLIQHTNQALVEKIQSSIMTAIPLWKNQMGIALTLVRQRHAVEAQKQVSKTTNELLLKNAEMLKTNTIEIAKENERGLVDIETLKKTQESIIATLEETIRIQEEGRNKRRDAENELASMGNDLRNKLLELK
- a CDS encoding S-layer homology domain-containing protein, which encodes MHFLSSWKSILVIAVLFTSLPFSPTGHAESQSAFTDTMDHWAKETIDWAVREDIVKGFPDGTFRPNQTLREREFITMLFRTMKDSPLLDWSAIERKPWPMGYLIQATELGYPGYVLSNYPNRRQVAEFLAASQGVHYQGDQAVQYLLTINLAHGKQAGVRNLESFRGDDTLTRAEAVQFLKNAKEKGLKELQQRPKSISPLGNLQPLPVTESILNPFVQRAHQALVSSPEFNGKALLDLGARTIFINPYGTDKPEDVTLVLQIVPNGTWTLRFYKETEAETKAAEQVLTYFYPSSHQEAIHDMYLRFIPWSLIDKHPKLDRYYSKVYDERYFVLKRPVFDDILEITIGYKPEYKRKKRFLALFSFVQFPFNHTFHHSLGLHHQQANLVHSQKEDTVDLEVDQ
- a CDS encoding diguanylate cyclase, yielding MKHTQMGVIAIVSLAVIAMFYLPIQYGEYRFDLRLIPLVFLALRWGLRVGLTVLFITSAWRLALGGEGSMPGVVFGMILPVCFAILYSSLTQYKGKAKSLMFIFTVCWLISDLPIIVFVPDGWTVFKEIFIIRYVTFIIIVYVLYLFIVDSERQIQFKEKLQYLAEHDDLTGLYNMRCFVEKIQQYRRNAKQTPYLVMVDVDYFKAINDTYGHLNGDLILKGVAELIRNKLLNNINITVELGRYGGEEFILFISGMESEVNILRVLEELRQEIEKNHFYSLNQKEAIRVTVSMGVSKIKNWDNIYQTVEAADQSLYISKEHGRNRICLEESLRFQPSM